A genomic segment from Pseudosulfitobacter sp. DSM 107133 encodes:
- a CDS encoding haloacid dehalogenase type II translates to MPVTTCVFDAYGTLFDVAAAARLAAEQPEFPALAKAWPQLAEHWRAKQLNYSWLRAVMGTHTDFWTVTQDALDWALEKTALDGDAALRQRLLDLYWELQAYPEVPAMLKALKAAGLNTAILSNGAPAMLDGAVQSAGIGDVLDDCLSVESVGIFKPDSRVYDLVGARFGCARDEVLFVSSNGWDAAAAAHYGFRTAWVNRAGDPVDRLPATPDTILTDLTGIPALAGV, encoded by the coding sequence ATGCCCGTTACCACCTGCGTTTTTGATGCCTATGGCACCCTGTTCGATGTGGCCGCCGCCGCACGACTGGCCGCTGAACAGCCGGAATTTCCAGCCCTTGCAAAGGCTTGGCCGCAACTGGCCGAGCATTGGCGGGCCAAGCAACTGAACTATTCATGGCTGCGCGCGGTCATGGGCACGCATACCGATTTCTGGACCGTGACGCAGGATGCGCTGGACTGGGCGCTGGAAAAAACGGCACTGGACGGCGACGCGGCCCTGCGCCAGCGGCTGCTGGATCTCTACTGGGAATTGCAAGCCTACCCCGAGGTGCCCGCCATGCTGAAGGCGTTGAAAGCCGCCGGATTGAACACGGCGATTCTGTCCAACGGCGCGCCTGCGATGCTGGATGGGGCGGTGCAATCGGCAGGCATAGGCGACGTGCTGGACGACTGTCTGTCGGTGGAATCCGTGGGCATCTTCAAGCCGGACAGCCGGGTCTACGACCTTGTGGGCGCGCGCTTTGGCTGCGCCAGGGACGAGGTTCTGTTCGTGTCCTCGAACGGCTGGGACGCCGCCGCCGCCGCGCACTATGGGTTTCGCACCGCATGGGTGAACCGCGCAGGCGATCCGGTGGACCGCCTGCCCGCCACGCCCGATACCATCCTGACCGATCTCACGGGCATCCCCGCCCTTGCCGGAGTTTGA
- a CDS encoding alpha/beta hydrolase, translated as MATFTTSDGLSLYYTDTGNGLPILCLSGLGRTGADFRYVAPYLEEYRVITMDYRGRGQSEFDKNWRNYTLAIESRDAVELLDHLGIDKAAILGTSRGGLNAMMLGQMVPNRILGVAFNDVGPEIDPEGIKDIMAYLGVKPSIRTHAEAALILPNLLGGFIGVPASRWMEEAETHFVDDGAGGLNLTYDAHLRDAVANETESPDFWAFFDDLVGKPLCLIHAAGSDILNERTAQEMRARRPDMIYANLPDRGHIPFLDEPAAVTALKDWLDLIQ; from the coding sequence ATGGCCACTTTCACCACATCCGACGGGCTGAGCCTGTATTACACCGATACCGGGAACGGCCTGCCGATCCTGTGCCTGTCCGGACTGGGGCGCACAGGCGCCGATTTCCGCTATGTCGCGCCCTACCTGGAAGAGTATCGCGTCATCACCATGGATTATCGCGGGCGGGGGCAGTCGGAGTTCGACAAGAACTGGCGCAACTATACGCTGGCCATCGAAAGCCGCGATGCGGTCGAGTTGCTGGACCACCTGGGCATCGACAAGGCCGCGATCCTTGGCACCTCGCGCGGGGGGCTGAACGCGATGATGCTGGGACAGATGGTGCCCAACCGCATCCTTGGCGTGGCGTTCAACGACGTCGGCCCCGAGATCGATCCCGAGGGGATCAAGGACATCATGGCCTATCTGGGCGTCAAACCCAGCATCCGCACCCATGCCGAGGCGGCGCTGATCCTGCCCAACCTGCTGGGCGGTTTCATCGGCGTGCCCGCCAGCCGCTGGATGGAAGAGGCCGAGACACATTTTGTCGATGACGGCGCGGGCGGGCTGAACCTGACCTATGACGCGCACCTGCGCGATGCGGTGGCAAATGAAACCGAAAGCCCTGATTTCTGGGCCTTTTTCGATGATCTGGTCGGCAAGCCCTTGTGTCTGATCCATGCGGCGGGCAGCGACATTCTGAACGAAAGGACGGCGCAGGAAATGCGCGCGCGCCGGCCTGATATGATTTATGCCAATCTGCCCGATCGTGGACATATTCCGTTTCTGGACGAACCTGCGGCAGTGACCGCCTTGAAAGACTGGCTGGACCTGATTCAATGA
- a CDS encoding threonine/serine dehydratase has translation MNIDMIRAAALRLQGHARRTPLLNSPFIDQIAGRRVWIKPECLQHTGSFKFRGAWSALSALDAETRSKGVIAFSSGNHAQGVALAAAQHGVPSVIIMPADAPALKLANTRALGAEVVTYDRATQDRDAIGDRLAAERGLTLIKPFDEPLVIAGQGTVGLEIAEDANVQGIETADVLVCCGGGGLTSGIALALEADAPGLRVRPAEPEGFDDVKRSLATGAIQRNAQTSGNICDAIITPAPGHITFPIMHRLCGPGLAVSEDEALQAVAQAFLRLKLVAEPGGAVALAAALSRRDEIEGDDVIVVISGGNVDAVMFARALETLA, from the coding sequence ATGAACATCGACATGATCCGTGCCGCAGCCCTGCGGCTGCAAGGCCACGCGCGCCGCACGCCGCTGCTGAACTCGCCCTTTATCGACCAGATCGCGGGCCGCCGCGTCTGGATCAAGCCCGAGTGCCTGCAACACACCGGCAGTTTCAAGTTTCGCGGCGCATGGTCGGCGCTGTCGGCGCTGGATGCCGAGACGCGGTCCAAGGGGGTCATCGCCTTTTCATCCGGCAACCATGCGCAGGGCGTCGCGCTTGCGGCGGCGCAACACGGGGTGCCGTCGGTGATCATCATGCCAGCGGATGCGCCCGCGCTGAAACTGGCAAACACCCGCGCGCTGGGGGCCGAAGTGGTGACCTATGACCGCGCCACCCAGGACCGCGACGCCATTGGCGACCGGTTGGCGGCAGAGCGGGGGCTGACGCTGATCAAACCCTTTGACGAACCGCTGGTGATCGCGGGCCAGGGCACCGTGGGTCTTGAGATTGCCGAAGATGCGAACGTCCAAGGGATCGAAACCGCCGATGTGCTGGTGTGCTGCGGCGGTGGCGGGCTGACCTCGGGAATCGCGCTGGCGCTTGAGGCAGACGCGCCGGGGTTGCGGGTGCGGCCAGCCGAGCCAGAAGGCTTTGACGATGTGAAACGGTCGCTTGCGACGGGTGCGATCCAGCGCAACGCCCAAACCTCGGGCAACATCTGCGATGCAATCATCACCCCTGCCCCCGGCCACATCACCTTTCCCATTATGCACCGGCTGTGCGGCCCCGGTCTGGCCGTCTCGGAAGACGAAGCGCTGCAAGCCGTGGCACAGGCCTTTCTGCGGCTGAAACTGGTGGCGGAACCCGGCGGTGCGGTGGCGCTGGCCGCGGCCCTGTCGCGCCGCGACGAGATTGAAGGCGACGATGTGATTGTCGTCATTTCGGGCGGCAACGTCGATGCTGTGATGTTCGCCCGCGCATTGGAGACACTTGCATGA